One genomic window of Conger conger chromosome 7, fConCon1.1, whole genome shotgun sequence includes the following:
- the LOC133132618 gene encoding dehydrogenase/reductase SDR family member 13-like isoform X1, protein MYTGLLIAGGVVAIYLIVYNTSMKLRRCKSSATLHGKTAIVTGANTGIGKTTALDLAKRGARVILACRNQQRAEAAVRDIKRVRNPFFSLFLVTEPRYICHSLSSTPVLQESGNDEVVYMNLDLGSLQSVRSFTETFLKTEPRLDLLINNAGIFLQGKTEDGFGMIFGVNHLGHFLLTLLLLERLKESGSSRVVNVSSSAHIYGAIDFNCLSTHKELGVGDTAFQVFQLYSHSKLCNVLFTHELAKRLQGTSVTCYSLHPGVVRTGITRYSSIWWQILLIPGALLFCVDADSGAQTTLHCALQEGIEPLSGCYFSDCAVVDLLPKAKDDAVARKLWEVSERLSGLC, encoded by the exons ATGTATACCGGTCTGCTTATCGCAGGAGGAGTTGTAGCGATTTATTTAATCGTGTACAATACTTCGATGAAACTACGAAGGTGTAAGAGCTCGGCTACATTGCACGGGAAGACTGCGATCGTAACGG GGGCCAACACAGGCATTGGGAAGACCACAGCCCTGGACTTGGCCAAAAGAGGGGCAAGGGTCATCCTGGCCTGCCGAAATCAGCAGAGAGCAGAAGCTGCTGTCCGTGACATTAAGAGGGTGAGAAATCCATTTTTCAGCCTTTTTTTAGTTACTGAGCCCAGGTACATTTGCCATTCTCTAAGTTCCACCCCTGTTCTTCAGGAAAGTGGGAATGATGAGGTGGTGTACATGAATCTGGACCTGGGGAGCCTGCAGTCTGTGCGCTCCTTCACTGAGACCTTCCTAAAGACAGAACCAAGACTGGACCTGCTCATCAACAATGCAG GTATCTTCCTGCAAGGAAAGACAGAGGATGGCTTTGGTATGATCTTTGGTGTCAATCACCTTGGTCACTTCCTGTTAACTCTTTTGCTGTTGGAGCGTCTGAAGGAGTCTGGCTCAAGCAGAGTGGTAAATGTGTCCTCCAGTGCTCACATTTATGGAGCCATTGATTTCAACTGCCTGAGCACCCACAAAGAGCTTGGTGTGGGAGACACTGCCTTTCAGGTCTTTCAATTGTACAGCCACAGCAAGCTGTGCAATGTGCTCTTTACTCATGAGTTGGCCAAGAGACTGCAAGGAACCAGTGTCACCTGCTACAGCCTGCATCCAG GAGTGGTCAGAACGGGCATAACTCGTTATAGTAGTATATGGTGGCAGATCCTCCTCATTCCAGGAGCCTTGCTGTTCTGCGTAGATGCAGATTCTGGAGCCCAGACCACTCTGCACTGTGCCCTCCAGGAGGGCATTGAGCCGCTGAGTGGGTGTTACTTCTCCGACTGTGCCGTGGTGGATCTTCTCCCCAAGGCCAAGGATGATGCAGTGGCCAGAAAGCTGTGggaagtgagtgagagactgagcgGCCTGTGCTGA
- the LOC133132618 gene encoding dehydrogenase/reductase SDR family member 13-like isoform X2, whose product MYTGLLIAGGVVAIYLIVYNTSMKLRRCKSSATLHGKTAIVTGANTGIGKTTALDLAKRGARVILACRNQQRAEAAVRDIKRESGNDEVVYMNLDLGSLQSVRSFTETFLKTEPRLDLLINNAGIFLQGKTEDGFGMIFGVNHLGHFLLTLLLLERLKESGSSRVVNVSSSAHIYGAIDFNCLSTHKELGVGDTAFQVFQLYSHSKLCNVLFTHELAKRLQGTSVTCYSLHPGVVRTGITRYSSIWWQILLIPGALLFCVDADSGAQTTLHCALQEGIEPLSGCYFSDCAVVDLLPKAKDDAVARKLWEVSERLSGLC is encoded by the exons ATGTATACCGGTCTGCTTATCGCAGGAGGAGTTGTAGCGATTTATTTAATCGTGTACAATACTTCGATGAAACTACGAAGGTGTAAGAGCTCGGCTACATTGCACGGGAAGACTGCGATCGTAACGG GGGCCAACACAGGCATTGGGAAGACCACAGCCCTGGACTTGGCCAAAAGAGGGGCAAGGGTCATCCTGGCCTGCCGAAATCAGCAGAGAGCAGAAGCTGCTGTCCGTGACATTAAGAGG GAAAGTGGGAATGATGAGGTGGTGTACATGAATCTGGACCTGGGGAGCCTGCAGTCTGTGCGCTCCTTCACTGAGACCTTCCTAAAGACAGAACCAAGACTGGACCTGCTCATCAACAATGCAG GTATCTTCCTGCAAGGAAAGACAGAGGATGGCTTTGGTATGATCTTTGGTGTCAATCACCTTGGTCACTTCCTGTTAACTCTTTTGCTGTTGGAGCGTCTGAAGGAGTCTGGCTCAAGCAGAGTGGTAAATGTGTCCTCCAGTGCTCACATTTATGGAGCCATTGATTTCAACTGCCTGAGCACCCACAAAGAGCTTGGTGTGGGAGACACTGCCTTTCAGGTCTTTCAATTGTACAGCCACAGCAAGCTGTGCAATGTGCTCTTTACTCATGAGTTGGCCAAGAGACTGCAAGGAACCAGTGTCACCTGCTACAGCCTGCATCCAG GAGTGGTCAGAACGGGCATAACTCGTTATAGTAGTATATGGTGGCAGATCCTCCTCATTCCAGGAGCCTTGCTGTTCTGCGTAGATGCAGATTCTGGAGCCCAGACCACTCTGCACTGTGCCCTCCAGGAGGGCATTGAGCCGCTGAGTGGGTGTTACTTCTCCGACTGTGCCGTGGTGGATCTTCTCCCCAAGGCCAAGGATGATGCAGTGGCCAGAAAGCTGTGggaagtgagtgagagactgagcgGCCTGTGCTGA